In Oncorhynchus tshawytscha isolate Ot180627B linkage group LG06, Otsh_v2.0, whole genome shotgun sequence, the following are encoded in one genomic region:
- the LOC112253036 gene encoding isoaspartyl peptidase/L-asparaginase-like codes for MLPVLVVHGGVGIIPKERVQLSCAGVQAAVRGVYSKLQGQGSAMDAVVEAVTLLWNDPHFSAGLGSVLNAMGEVEMDAIVMDGRYLASGAVSAVRKVANPVQLARLVMDKTSHLCLTGEGASQFARSMGVPEVPEESLITEYARMRWKKNLAADANPVECQMGKMGTVGAVAVDAEGNIACATSTGGLLNKMEGRVGDTACIGCGGYADNRVGAVSPTGEGEAIMKVTLARLILFHMEQGRSVEAAADEALAYMKDRVGGLGGVVVVDPQGEWSVRFSSLQMAWAAAQQQTLHYGLYTGEHFTKNIDNPY; via the exons ATGTTGCCTGTGTTGGTGGTCCATGGGGGAGTGGGGATCATCCCTAAAGAGCGTGTGCAGCTGTCTTGTGCTGGGGTCCAGGCTGCAGTCAGGGGGGTATACTCCAAACTCCAGGGCCAGGGCAGTGCCATGGATGCTGTGGTGGAGGCCGTCACTCTGCTGTGGAATGACCCCCACTTCAGCGCAG GGCTAGGCTCGGTGTTGAACGCTATGGGTGAGGTGGAGATGGACGCCATCGTGATGGACGGGAGATATCTGGCCAGCGGAGCTGTTTCTGCAGTCAGAAAAGTGGCCAATCCTGTCCAACTGGCCAGACTGGTCATGGACAAG ACGAGCCATCTGTGTCTGACTGGAGAGGGGGCCAGTCAGTTTGCCCGGTCGATGGGTGTACCCGAGGTGCCAGAGGAATCACTGATCACCGAGTATGCCCGTATGCGCTGGAAGAAGAACCTGGCAGCTGATGCCAACCCGGTGGAGTGCCAGAT GGGGAAGATGGGTACGGTAGGGGCGGTGGCGGTGGATGCAGAGGGGAACATAGCCTGTGCCACCTCCACCGGTGGCTTGCTGAACAAGATGGAGGGCAGGGTGGGGGACACAGCATGTATCG gGTGTGGGGGTTATGCTGATAACAGGGTTGGAGCAGTGTCCCCGACGGGTGAGGGTGAAGCCATCATGAAGGTCACTCTGGCTAGACTCATCCTGTTCCACATGGAGCAAG GGCGCAGCGTGGAGGCAGCAGCAGACGAGGCCCTGGCCTATATGAAGGACAGGGTGGGAGGTCTGGGGGGAGTGGTGGTGGTAGACCCCCAGGGTGAATGGTCTGTCCGCTTCAGCAGCTTGCAGATGGCCTGGGCTGCAGCCCAGCAACAAACACTCCACTATGGCCTGTACACTGGAGAACACTTCacaaagaacatagacaacccctACTAA
- the LOC112253533 gene encoding opioid growth factor receptor-like protein 1 isoform X2: protein MKRSFYAAKDLYKYRHSYPNYKEPRLPNEYRNLRFYLNTIPLIPDVIFIEEILTKWKGDYDKLEHNHTYIQWLFPLREQGLNLYAQELTQEEIKEFLSTREAKRRFLLAYTLMLDFYGIKLLDKIGNVTRASNWQERFQHLNESQHNYLRITRILKSLGELGFEAFKAPLVRLLLDEALCRGTLPNMLHSILEYYVYTIRPRSLRRRLLRYAQQHYQPANTFLWGPPARRRGAGAGPGPILERRSGGDPIGLIIR from the exons ATGAAGAGGAGCTTTTATGCTGCAAAGGATCTTTACAAATATCGCCACAGCTACCCG aaCTACAAGGAGCCCCGGTTACCTAATGAGTACCGCAACCTTCGCTTCTACCTGAACACGATCCCTCTAATACCAGATG TCATCTTCATTGAGGAGATCCTGACCAAATGGAAAGGCGATTATGACAAACTGGAGCACAATCACACCTACATACAGTG GCTTTTCCCTCTGAGGGAGCAAGGGCTCAACCTCTATGCTCAAGAACTCACTCAGGAGGAGATCAAG GAATTCCTAAGCACTCGGGAGGCCAAGCGGCGATTCTTGCTGGCGTACACACTCATGCTGGATTTTTACGGAATCAAACTCCTGGATAAGATTGGGAATGTCACCCGAGCTTCCAACTGGCAAGAACGCTTCCAGCACCTCAATGA GTCACAGCACAACTACCTGCGGATCACGCGCATTCTCAAGTCTCTGGGTGAGCTTGGCTTCGAGGCCTTCAAAGCCCCCCTGGTGCGTCTGCTGCTGGACGAGGCTCTGTGTCGAGGCACCCTGCCCAACATGCTGCACAGCATCCTGGAGTACTACGTCTACACAATCCGCCCACGCTCCCTCCGCCGCAGGCTGCTCCGCTACGCACAACAGCACTACCAGCCGGCCAACACCTTCCTCTGGGGGCCCCCGGCCAGGAGAAGAGGAGCTGGGGCCGGGCCAGGACCCATCCTggagaggaggagcggaggagacCCCATAGGACTCATAATCCGCTGA
- the LOC112253533 gene encoding opioid growth factor receptor-like protein 1 isoform X1, which yields MGNLIGSLRYKEPSTVEECDSTWESDSECDEQPGDEDCGISECVSPPLTGRCGEQADMSPQFSDSSTKMKRSFYAAKDLYKYRHSYPNYKEPRLPNEYRNLRFYLNTIPLIPDVIFIEEILTKWKGDYDKLEHNHTYIQWLFPLREQGLNLYAQELTQEEIKEFLSTREAKRRFLLAYTLMLDFYGIKLLDKIGNVTRASNWQERFQHLNESQHNYLRITRILKSLGELGFEAFKAPLVRLLLDEALCRGTLPNMLHSILEYYVYTIRPRSLRRRLLRYAQQHYQPANTFLWGPPARRRGAGAGPGPILERRSGGDPIGLIIR from the exons ATGGGAAATCTGATAGGCAGTTTGCGCTACAAGGAGCCGAGCACTGTGGAAGAATGCGACTCGACGTGGGAGTCAGACTCAGAATGCGATGAGCAGCCGGGTGATGAGGACTGCGGGATATCCGAGTGTGTCAGCCCCCCATTGACGGGGAGATGCGGCGAACAAGCGGACATGTCCCCGCAG ttctctgaCTCTAGCACCAAGATGAAGAGGAGCTTTTATGCTGCAAAGGATCTTTACAAATATCGCCACAGCTACCCG aaCTACAAGGAGCCCCGGTTACCTAATGAGTACCGCAACCTTCGCTTCTACCTGAACACGATCCCTCTAATACCAGATG TCATCTTCATTGAGGAGATCCTGACCAAATGGAAAGGCGATTATGACAAACTGGAGCACAATCACACCTACATACAGTG GCTTTTCCCTCTGAGGGAGCAAGGGCTCAACCTCTATGCTCAAGAACTCACTCAGGAGGAGATCAAG GAATTCCTAAGCACTCGGGAGGCCAAGCGGCGATTCTTGCTGGCGTACACACTCATGCTGGATTTTTACGGAATCAAACTCCTGGATAAGATTGGGAATGTCACCCGAGCTTCCAACTGGCAAGAACGCTTCCAGCACCTCAATGA GTCACAGCACAACTACCTGCGGATCACGCGCATTCTCAAGTCTCTGGGTGAGCTTGGCTTCGAGGCCTTCAAAGCCCCCCTGGTGCGTCTGCTGCTGGACGAGGCTCTGTGTCGAGGCACCCTGCCCAACATGCTGCACAGCATCCTGGAGTACTACGTCTACACAATCCGCCCACGCTCCCTCCGCCGCAGGCTGCTCCGCTACGCACAACAGCACTACCAGCCGGCCAACACCTTCCTCTGGGGGCCCCCGGCCAGGAGAAGAGGAGCTGGGGCCGGGCCAGGACCCATCCTggagaggaggagcggaggagacCCCATAGGACTCATAATCCGCTGA